A section of the Candidatus Eremiobacterota bacterium genome encodes:
- a CDS encoding cytochrome d ubiquinol oxidase subunit II: protein YADVGTYLNAPLTLALLGIVLRGAAFVFRNYASDDPTMARTWSFVFGASSIIAPFFLGDAIGAIATGRYAWTSPFALSVGLFNVALCAQVAAVFLIAETDDPSLREDFRRRAIRATIAVWIAGLIPAALARYAEPAFFSALTGSIARLAIAIAVVLGIGVMLLVVRNREMLARVAVGAEVVAVLAGWFGAQAPQFVPAHWAIEIAAAPSTTLSAFLIAVACGAVVLIPSLLYLFAIFKIRSRPHNSV, encoded by the coding sequence TACGCCGACGTCGGCACGTACCTCAACGCGCCGCTCACGCTGGCGCTCCTCGGCATCGTCTTGCGCGGCGCTGCCTTCGTCTTCCGCAACTACGCCTCCGACGATCCGACGATGGCGCGCACGTGGTCGTTCGTTTTCGGCGCCTCGTCGATCATCGCGCCGTTCTTTCTCGGCGACGCGATCGGCGCGATCGCAACGGGCCGTTACGCCTGGACCTCGCCCTTCGCGCTCTCCGTCGGCCTCTTCAACGTCGCCCTGTGCGCGCAGGTCGCCGCCGTCTTCCTGATCGCCGAAACCGACGATCCCTCGCTGCGCGAGGACTTCCGCCGCCGCGCGATTCGCGCCACGATCGCAGTCTGGATCGCCGGCCTGATTCCGGCGGCGCTGGCCCGTTACGCCGAGCCCGCCTTCTTCAGCGCGCTCACCGGCTCGATCGCCCGCCTCGCCATTGCGATCGCGGTCGTCCTCGGTATCGGCGTGATGCTGCTCGTAGTCCGGAATCGCGAGATGCTCGCGCGCGTCGCAGTCGGCGCCGAAGTCGTCGCCGTCCTAGCCGGCTGGTTCGGCGCGCAAGCCCCGCAGTTCGTCCCCGCCCACTGGGCCATAGAAATCGCCGCCGCCCCGTCGACGACGTTGAGCGCATTCCTCATCGCGGTAGCCTGCGGAGCGGTCGTATTAATCCCCTCGCTCCTCTATCTGTTCGCGATCTTCAAAATCCGATCACGCCCCCATAATTCGGTCTAA
- a CDS encoding OFA family MFS transporter: MASTASAGANRWAIAWAGVIVMICLGTVYSWSIFTRPLIATQHWSNTTTTWAFALAIFFLGVGAVIGGRWQDRSGPRVVTITGAVLWGLGNVLAGIGTPSLGAPWIYISYGVIGGLGLGMGYITPVATVTKWFPDKRGLASGMVVMGFGLGAFVYNQIVPRIGAFATVAKHATAYANAVAAKDQTAIAAAAAAITPADTAAVMSIFIWSGVIFAVIGGVCASFLQNPPAGYSVAGAVATAAQSGYSYTPQQTLRTGQFYLLWLMLFLNVTAGILIISNAVPIYSDLTGATAAVAASIYGFLAVFNGLGRFFWGAVSDRIGRNWAYVLIFGIQVVVFFVLGSLHSLVAVGVAFAIVLLCYGGGFGTMPSFNADYFGTKYLGQNYGMILTAWGVAGIVGPIIAAKVKDATGSFTNALIPVAVMLLIAAILPFITKKPTAPVGTPGGATVGAT, translated from the coding sequence ATGGCATCCACAGCGTCGGCGGGAGCGAACCGCTGGGCAATCGCATGGGCCGGGGTGATCGTGATGATCTGCCTCGGCACGGTCTACTCGTGGAGCATCTTCACGCGTCCGCTGATCGCGACGCAGCACTGGTCGAACACGACGACCACCTGGGCCTTCGCCCTGGCAATCTTCTTCCTCGGCGTCGGCGCCGTCATCGGCGGCCGCTGGCAGGACCGCTCCGGCCCGCGCGTCGTCACGATCACGGGCGCGGTGCTGTGGGGGCTCGGCAACGTGCTCGCCGGGATCGGGACCCCGTCGCTCGGAGCGCCGTGGATATACATCTCGTACGGCGTCATCGGCGGCCTGGGCTTGGGGATGGGCTACATCACCCCGGTCGCGACGGTCACCAAATGGTTCCCGGACAAGCGCGGCCTGGCCAGCGGGATGGTCGTGATGGGCTTCGGCTTGGGGGCGTTCGTCTATAACCAGATCGTCCCGCGCATCGGCGCGTTCGCCACCGTGGCGAAGCACGCAACGGCCTACGCCAACGCGGTCGCCGCGAAGGACCAAACCGCGATCGCCGCCGCGGCCGCCGCGATCACGCCGGCCGACACCGCCGCAGTCATGTCGATCTTCATCTGGTCAGGGGTGATCTTCGCCGTCATCGGCGGGGTCTGCGCCTCATTCCTGCAGAACCCGCCGGCCGGATATTCGGTCGCGGGCGCGGTCGCGACGGCGGCGCAGAGCGGCTACAGCTACACGCCGCAGCAAACGCTGCGCACGGGACAGTTCTACCTGCTCTGGCTGATGCTGTTCCTCAACGTCACCGCCGGAATCCTGATCATCTCGAATGCCGTGCCGATCTACAGCGACCTGACCGGCGCGACCGCGGCGGTCGCCGCTTCGATCTACGGCTTCCTGGCCGTGTTCAACGGGCTCGGCCGCTTCTTCTGGGGCGCCGTCTCCGACCGCATCGGGCGCAACTGGGCGTACGTGCTGATCTTCGGGATCCAGGTGGTCGTGTTCTTCGTCCTCGGCAGCCTGCACAGTCTGGTCGCGGTGGGGGTCGCGTTCGCGATCGTGCTGTTGTGCTACGGCGGCGGGTTCGGAACGATGCCCTCGTTCAACGCGGACTACTTCGGCACGAAGTACCTCGGCCAGAACTACGGGATGATTCTCACGGCCTGGGGCGTCGCCGGCATCGTCGGCCCCATCATCGCGGCGAAGGTCAAGGACGCGACCGGCTCGTTCACCAACGCGCTGATACCGGTCGCGGTCATGCTGCTGATCGCAGCGATTCTGCCCTTCATCACGAAGAAGCCGACCGCACCGGTCGGCACGCCAGGCGGCGCCACCGTCGGCGCGACGTAA
- a CDS encoding TlpA family protein disulfide reductase — MIHRVSFVAGAASLLAALPLVARTETAEPARESSPSPAASASPAPKPKKNPHVAGANDVVTLPENRHIEWTMEVLDGPEFRLSAYRGKVVFVNIFATWCGPCRVEQPDVVAFANAHADDTVVIGVDVKEEDNVVRAYRKRYDIPYPIAMDRYDTRVRGVYREGRMVFPTTIVFKPDGTLSSAWKGNRNRAWFEYERKAALGEPTG; from the coding sequence ATGATCCACCGGGTGTCCTTTGTCGCCGGGGCTGCTTCGTTGCTGGCCGCGCTTCCACTCGTCGCGCGCACCGAGACGGCGGAGCCGGCCCGCGAGTCGTCACCGTCGCCGGCCGCGTCCGCCTCGCCGGCGCCGAAACCGAAGAAGAACCCGCACGTGGCGGGCGCCAACGACGTCGTGACGCTGCCCGAGAACCGTCACATCGAGTGGACGATGGAGGTGCTTGACGGCCCCGAGTTTCGGCTCAGCGCGTACCGCGGCAAGGTCGTGTTCGTGAACATCTTCGCGACGTGGTGCGGACCGTGCCGCGTCGAGCAGCCGGACGTCGTCGCGTTCGCGAACGCGCACGCCGACGACACCGTGGTGATCGGCGTCGACGTGAAGGAAGAAGACAACGTCGTGCGCGCGTACCGCAAACGGTACGACATCCCGTATCCGATCGCGATGGACCGCTACGACACGCGCGTCCGCGGCGTCTACCGCGAAGGGCGGATGGTCTTTCCGACGACGATCGTCTTCAAGCCCGACGGCACGCTGTCGAGCGCGTGGAAAGGAAACCGCAACCGCGCGTGGTTCGAGTACGAGCGCAAAGCCGCGCTCGGCGAGCCGACCGGCTAA
- a CDS encoding FAD-binding monooxygenase: MQFHLNGFRAGDPSIADAAGARSVRGAVPREADVVIVGAGPAGLTLAAQLAAFPEIAVLLVEQKPGPLQLGQADGIACRSLEMFEAFGFSERVLKEAYWVNETTFWRPSDARREHIARSGRIQDTEDGLSEMPHVILNQARVHDFFLDAMRRSPSRLEPVYSRAVTGLALDTAAAYEPGSGDVTHPVTVTLRRLDAGHEGELETVRARYVVGCDGARSAVRAAIGRALHGDSANQAWGVMDVLAVSDFPDIRLKSAIHSANEGNLLVIPREGGYLVRLYIELEKLSEHERIASRNVTVERLIAAAQRILRPYTLDVKEVAWWSVYEIGQRLTDKFDDVPAQDVERRRPLVFIAGDACHTHSPKAGQGMNTSMADAFNLGWKLAAVLRGTSSWRILHTYSDERRALAKELIDFDREFATMFSAPPKDPSNPDAGGVDPAEFQRYFVKQGRFTAGTAVQYAPSSITSEPAYQELARGFAVGTRFHSAPVVRLADAKPIQLAHTVKADGRWRVFAFAPAEDPVARTSRLRVLCERLAESSYSPIRRWTPPGADVDAVIDVRAVLQQGHREVAVDMLPPLLVPQKGRYGLRDYEKVFCPDLKRGEDVFDLRGIDRAHGCLVVVRPDQFVAGVFPFDAVERLAAFFERFMTAAPC, translated from the coding sequence GTGCAGTTTCACCTGAACGGCTTTCGCGCCGGCGATCCGTCGATCGCCGACGCGGCCGGCGCGCGGAGCGTTCGCGGCGCGGTGCCGCGCGAAGCCGACGTCGTGATCGTCGGCGCGGGTCCCGCGGGTCTCACGCTGGCGGCGCAGCTCGCGGCGTTTCCCGAGATCGCGGTCCTGCTGGTCGAGCAGAAACCCGGCCCGCTGCAGCTCGGCCAAGCCGACGGGATCGCGTGCCGCAGCTTGGAGATGTTCGAGGCGTTCGGCTTCAGCGAGCGCGTGCTCAAGGAAGCGTACTGGGTCAACGAGACGACGTTCTGGAGGCCGAGCGACGCGCGGCGCGAGCACATCGCGCGGAGCGGGCGGATTCAGGACACCGAGGACGGGCTCTCCGAGATGCCGCACGTGATCTTGAACCAGGCGCGCGTGCACGACTTCTTTCTCGACGCGATGCGCCGTTCACCGTCCCGGCTGGAGCCGGTCTATTCGCGCGCGGTTACCGGGCTCGCGCTCGACACGGCGGCCGCGTACGAGCCCGGGAGCGGGGACGTCACGCACCCCGTCACCGTGACGCTGCGGCGGCTCGACGCCGGTCACGAAGGCGAGCTCGAGACCGTACGGGCGCGCTACGTCGTTGGGTGCGACGGCGCGCGCAGCGCCGTGCGCGCCGCGATCGGCCGCGCGCTGCACGGCGACTCGGCGAATCAGGCGTGGGGCGTGATGGACGTCCTGGCGGTCAGCGATTTTCCCGACATCCGCTTGAAGTCTGCGATCCATTCCGCGAACGAAGGGAACCTGCTCGTCATCCCGCGCGAAGGCGGGTATCTGGTCCGGCTCTACATCGAGCTGGAGAAGCTCAGCGAGCACGAACGGATCGCGAGCCGCAACGTCACGGTGGAGCGGCTGATCGCGGCGGCGCAGCGCATCCTTCGGCCGTACACGCTCGACGTCAAAGAGGTCGCGTGGTGGTCGGTGTACGAGATCGGACAGCGGCTCACCGACAAGTTCGACGACGTCCCCGCGCAAGACGTCGAGCGGCGCCGGCCGCTCGTCTTCATCGCCGGCGACGCGTGCCACACGCACAGCCCGAAGGCAGGCCAAGGAATGAACACGTCGATGGCCGACGCGTTCAACCTGGGCTGGAAGCTGGCCGCGGTGCTGCGCGGCACGTCGTCGTGGCGCATTCTGCACACGTACTCGGACGAGCGCCGGGCGCTCGCGAAGGAGCTCATCGACTTCGACCGCGAGTTCGCCACGATGTTCAGCGCGCCGCCGAAGGACCCGTCGAATCCGGATGCAGGCGGCGTCGATCCCGCGGAGTTCCAGCGGTACTTCGTCAAACAAGGGCGCTTCACCGCCGGGACGGCCGTGCAGTACGCGCCTTCGTCGATCACGAGCGAGCCGGCGTATCAAGAGCTCGCGCGCGGCTTCGCGGTCGGAACGCGCTTCCACTCGGCGCCGGTCGTGCGCTTGGCGGACGCCAAGCCGATCCAGCTCGCGCACACGGTCAAGGCCGACGGGCGGTGGCGCGTGTTCGCATTCGCGCCGGCGGAAGACCCGGTCGCTCGCACGTCACGGCTGCGCGTGCTTTGCGAACGTCTCGCGGAGTCGTCGTATTCGCCGATTCGCAGGTGGACGCCGCCCGGCGCGGACGTCGACGCCGTGATCGACGTGCGCGCGGTGCTTCAACAGGGGCACCGCGAGGTCGCCGTGGACATGCTGCCGCCGTTGTTGGTACCGCAGAAGGGCCGCTACGGGCTGCGCGACTACGAGAAGGTCTTCTGCCCGGATCTCAAGCGCGGCGAGGACGTCTTCGATCTGCGCGGCATCGACCGCGCGCACGGGTGTCTGGTGGTCGTCAGGCCGGATCAGTTCGTGGCCGGCGTCTTCCCGTTCGACGCCGTCGAGCGGCTTGCGGCGTTCTTCGAGCGGTTCATGACCGCCGCGCCGTGCTGA
- a CDS encoding DUF1761 domain-containing protein — translation MTARRPNYLGIIAGTIVLFAWGAVWYIVLGNAWAAAAGVNPNAPPAYGFWPYVVSLGAGLLVSYCFDNMLWHYETGSAAKGAQIGFLIGVCIFAAMIVEMYAFQGRPVTLMLIDGGYGIIGFTITGAVVGALRAWAGRRVTAPG, via the coding sequence ATGACCGCACGTCGTCCGAACTATCTCGGCATCATCGCGGGCACGATCGTGCTGTTCGCGTGGGGAGCGGTATGGTACATCGTGCTCGGCAACGCCTGGGCGGCCGCCGCCGGGGTCAACCCGAACGCTCCGCCGGCGTACGGGTTCTGGCCCTACGTCGTCTCGCTCGGGGCAGGGCTCTTGGTCTCGTACTGTTTCGACAACATGCTGTGGCACTACGAGACCGGCAGCGCGGCGAAGGGCGCGCAGATCGGTTTCTTGATCGGCGTCTGCATCTTCGCCGCGATGATCGTCGAGATGTACGCTTTCCAAGGGCGCCCGGTCACGCTGATGCTGATCGACGGCGGCTACGGGATCATCGGCTTCACCATCACCGGCGCGGTCGTCGGCGCGCTCCGCGCCTGGGCGGGCCGGCGCGTCACGGCACCAGGCTGA
- the nrfD gene encoding polysulfide reductase NrfD, with the protein METSSTGTGDAQREKPAQRHGTQYAAAAQFSPDAVAASMQRGDGGFGRSQETYFDHPILRKAHWRWEIIAYFFVGGMASASAALASIADLFGEPDDEALVRNGRYAALAGSVISSALLIKDLGRPERFLNMLRIFKLKSPMSVGVYALVTFSTTAGFAALEQGSADGTISFNPFGWLPKRPRVALQAVSAAFMSCYTGVLLSATAIPVWYRGRRHIPAIFVLSGAATGCALQNALLALFGGSPRTAKKLETIELVAGLAEAALLLDWERRAGETGKPLFTGKRGSKLKTYTVWLGIALPALLSLRSVLSRKPPKHHRLRTLLTSALALYGGYVLRESVVEAGRDSADDPRAYLRHPE; encoded by the coding sequence GTGGAGACCAGCTCGACCGGCACGGGAGACGCGCAGCGGGAGAAGCCGGCGCAGCGCCACGGGACGCAGTACGCCGCCGCCGCACAGTTTTCGCCGGACGCGGTCGCCGCGTCGATGCAGCGCGGCGACGGCGGATTCGGCCGCAGCCAGGAGACGTACTTCGATCATCCCATCCTGCGCAAGGCGCACTGGCGCTGGGAGATCATCGCGTACTTCTTCGTCGGCGGGATGGCGTCGGCGAGCGCGGCGCTCGCCTCGATCGCCGACCTCTTCGGCGAACCCGACGACGAGGCGCTGGTGCGGAACGGCCGCTACGCCGCGCTTGCCGGCTCGGTCATCAGCAGCGCGCTGCTGATCAAAGACCTCGGGCGGCCCGAGCGGTTCTTGAACATGCTGCGCATCTTCAAGCTCAAGTCGCCGATGTCGGTCGGCGTCTACGCGCTGGTGACGTTCTCGACCACGGCCGGGTTCGCGGCGCTCGAGCAGGGCTCGGCCGACGGCACGATCTCGTTCAACCCGTTCGGCTGGCTCCCGAAACGCCCGCGCGTCGCGCTGCAGGCCGTCTCCGCGGCGTTCATGTCGTGCTACACCGGCGTGCTGCTCTCGGCGACCGCGATCCCGGTCTGGTACCGCGGGCGGCGCCACATCCCGGCGATCTTCGTACTGTCCGGCGCTGCGACGGGGTGCGCGCTTCAGAACGCGCTGCTGGCGCTCTTCGGCGGCTCGCCGCGCACCGCGAAGAAGCTGGAGACCATCGAGCTCGTCGCCGGGCTCGCCGAAGCGGCGCTGCTCCTGGACTGGGAGCGCCGCGCCGGCGAGACCGGCAAGCCGCTCTTCACCGGCAAGCGCGGCAGCAAGCTGAAGACGTACACGGTGTGGCTCGGGATCGCGCTCCCCGCGCTGCTGAGCCTGCGCTCGGTGCTCTCCCGCAAGCCGCCGAAGCACCACCGCCTGCGCACGCTGTTAACGTCCGCACTCGCGCTCTACGGCGGCTACGTCTTGCGCGAGTCCGTGGTCGAAGCGGGCCGCGACTCCGCCGACGACCCGCGCGCGTACTTGCGCCATCCCGAATAG
- a CDS encoding 4Fe-4S dicluster domain-containing protein has translation MDRIADTTTTAEESRMGFFTDVTLCIGCKACEVACKQWNQLPSDGFTFSGTSYDNTNRLSSTTWRHVAFVEQMDRENPAASRWMMMSDVCKHCTNAGCLEACPTGAIIRNEFDDVFVQPDVCNGCGYCVPSCPFGVVAVQQKTGVAQKCTLCYDRQKDGFEPACAKSCPTDSITFGPVEELRAKAEARVAALRAQGNTDVRLYGVDGEETREVGALNAFFLIPDRPEVFNLPPKPVLPSKFQPEAYTVGLLAAMTMAVVGISVFRGFRESA, from the coding sequence ATGGACCGCATCGCGGACACGACGACAACAGCAGAAGAGTCCCGCATGGGGTTCTTCACCGACGTGACGCTGTGCATCGGCTGCAAGGCGTGCGAGGTGGCGTGCAAGCAGTGGAACCAGCTGCCCTCGGACGGGTTCACGTTCTCCGGGACCTCGTACGACAACACGAACCGGCTCTCGTCGACGACCTGGCGGCACGTCGCGTTCGTCGAGCAGATGGACCGCGAGAATCCCGCCGCGTCGCGCTGGATGATGATGTCGGACGTGTGCAAGCACTGCACGAACGCGGGCTGTCTCGAAGCCTGTCCGACCGGCGCGATCATCCGCAACGAGTTCGACGACGTCTTCGTGCAGCCGGACGTGTGCAACGGCTGCGGCTACTGCGTCCCTTCGTGTCCGTTCGGCGTCGTCGCGGTGCAGCAGAAGACCGGCGTCGCGCAAAAGTGCACGCTGTGCTACGACCGCCAGAAAGACGGCTTCGAGCCGGCCTGCGCCAAGTCGTGCCCGACCGACTCGATCACGTTCGGACCGGTCGAGGAGCTGCGCGCGAAAGCGGAAGCGCGCGTCGCGGCGCTGCGCGCGCAAGGGAACACCGACGTCCGCTTGTACGGCGTCGACGGCGAAGAGACGCGCGAGGTGGGCGCGCTCAACGCGTTCTTCCTGATCCCCGACCGTCCCGAAGTGTTCAACCTGCCGCCGAAGCCGGTGCTGCCCTCCAAATTCCAGCCCGAAGCGTACACCGTCGGGCTGCTCGCCGCGATGACGATGGCGGTCGTGGGGATCTCGGTGTTCCGCGGCTTCCGGGAGAGCGCGTAG